The window gcggtgcaggacccctcggctggtgcagtgccgcacggcctccagcacctggcggaacagctgccgtgccacctcttcagacaggaacctccgtgcccgaatgaaatgcaggaggtcctgagaccgctccggccgctccagcaccatcacgatgttgttggggagctcaagccactccagcagctggaccacaccagggaagccagtggacaccttgtccagcagcacgatctccaggggtgcgctggtgccgtcgggctgcgggaggaccacggtgccaccagtgggactgatgtcctgccagggctggggaacccctcagccagcccgggatgctctgcgccctgcgctggccccacgcccgctccccatcgaggggtcctggtggcttcccccatgccgggcctcgcctcatccccgcccggcacggcccggctgttcccgctggccccgctcactcaccagctcgtcccagtgccggacgcggttccgtggcacccttttgatggccacctgcaaaccaaaggcaccaccgggttcagctcgccgcccgccctgctgagccccatcctcctcctccgcctcctcctcctccccctcctccgcctcctcctcctcctcctcctccttctcttcctcctcctcctccttctcttcctcctcctcctccttctcttcctcctccatccccctcctcctcctcctcctcctgcgcctcctcctcctccttcttttcctccccctccgcctcctcctcctcttcctccttctcttcctcctcctcctcctccttctcttcctcctccatccttctcctccccctcctccttctcctcctcctcctccttcttttcctcccactccgcctcctcctcctcttcctccttctcctccctccctcctcctcctcctccccccccgccccccccccgccggccccgccgctcaccggggcaccgtccgagagccgcgtggctgcgaagacgctgccgaagccgccgcgccccagcagcgaacccactcggtagcgctgctgcagcgcctcctgcgccttccctgcgggcgggacgcggctgtcagcgctcggcccggggccaggagcggcccccgagcgcccctcaaccgccccgggccggccatccccaggccttcggtctcaggaacgggacacgggaggctcggggccggcggccgcgctgctgagcagcggagctcgggccggggaagccgcggcggaggcggcagcggccgtgccgcgtgtgtcctccgcggggcccgggaggagccggggccggggccggggctggggccggggccggggccggggccggggcc is drawn from Taeniopygia guttata chromosome 33, bTaeGut7.mat, whole genome shotgun sequence and contains these coding sequences:
- the LOC140681229 gene encoding serine/threonine-protein kinase pim-1-like, coding for MPYEHGMLVGHPRIEDGQIQPYHMSMNKNLQELPGDGRPGAVEGRSGAAPGPGPSADSRVPPAGKAQEALQQRYRVGSLLGRGGFGSVFAATRLSDGAPVAIKRVPRNRVRHWDELPDGTSAPLEIVLLDKVSTGFPGVVQLLEWLELPNNIVMVLERPERSQDLLHFIRARRFLSEEVARQLFRQVLEAVRHCTSRGVLHRDIKPENILVDLATGQAKLIDFGCGTYLQDTAY